The nucleotide sequence CGGAGTCGTCACCGCCGCGGACATCGCTCCGCCGGCCGGCGTCGAGTTCCACAACCCGGATCTGCACATTGCCACGCTGAACTCGAAGGGCAAGTTCGAACTCGAACTGACCATCGAGCGCGGCCGCGGCTACGTTTCGGCAGCTCAGAACAAGTCCGGCGACGCAGAGATCGGCCGTATTCCGGTCGACTCCATCTACTCGCCGGTGCTGAAGGTTACTTTCCGCGTGGAAGCCACCCGTGTTGAGCAGCGCACCGACTTCGACAAGCTGATTGTCGACGTCGAGACCAAGCAGGCCATCGCCCCGCGCGATGCCGTTGCTTCCGCTGGCACCACCCTGGTGGAACTGTTCGGTCTGGCCCGCGAGCTGAACACCGCAGCTGAGGGTATCGAAATCGGCCCGTCGCCGACGGATGCTGCCCTGGCAGCAGACATGGCTCTGCCGATCGAGGATCTGGACCTCACCGTCCGTTCCTACAACTGCCTCAAGCGTGAGGGCATCCACACCGTGGGTGAACTCGTTGCCCGCTCCGAGGCTGACCTGATGGACATCCGCAACTTCGGTGCGAAGTCCATCGATGAGGTCAAGGCAAAGCTGGTTGAACTGGGCCTGTCCCTGAAGGACTCCCCTCCCGGTTTCGACCTCGCTGCCCGCGCCGCAGCCATCGAAGAGGACGACGCCGCGTTCAGCGACGACGAGCTCTAACAAGCAGATCTTGGCCGAGGGGCTGGCCCGCACCGCGTTGTGCGCAGCCTCCCGGCTTCCATATGAGGAGAAACAATTATGCCTACCCCCACTAAGGGTCCGCGCCTCGGAGGCGGCCCGGCTCACGAGCGCCTGATGCTCGCGAACCTGGCTTCCGCACTGTTCGAGCACAAGCGGATCACCACCACGGTCACCAAGGCCAAGCGCCTGAAGCCGTACGCAGAGCGCCTGGTCACCTTCGCCAAGCGTGGCGACCTCGCTTCCCGCCGCCGCGTTCTCGGCCTGATCAGCAACAAGGGCGTCGTCCACGAGCTGTTCACCGACATCGCCCAGGCTGTGGAGAACCGCAACGGCGGCTACACCCGCATCACCAAGATCGGCAACCGTAAGGGCGACAACGCTCCCATGGCTGTCATCGAGCTGGTTCTGGAGCCCGTTTCCGCCAAGCAGGCTGTTGTAGCCGAGGCCACCCAGGCCGCCGCTGCTGCTGCTCCGGCTGCTGAGGAAGCTCCCGAGGCAGAGGTCACCGAGACCGAAGCTGCTGAGACCGAAGCTGCAACCGAAGAGGCTCCTGCCGCTGAGGAAGCTCCGGCTGAAGAGGCTCCGGCCGAGGAAGCTGCTGCTGAAGAGGCTCCTGCCGACGAGGCCAAGGACGCGAAGTAATTCGCTAAATCCTTCGCATAGACTTGAGTCTATGACCCACCAAAAACCCGCTGCCCCCGTATTGGGGGGCGGCGGGTTTTTGCGTATCCGGCTGGATCTCGCGTACGACGGCGGCCCGTTCAGCGGGTGGGCAGTGCAGCCCGGTTTGCCGACCG is from Arthrobacter sp. QXT-31 and encodes:
- a CDS encoding DNA-directed RNA polymerase subunit alpha, whose amino-acid sequence is MLIAQRPTLSEEVVSENRSRFIIEPLEPGFGYTLGNSLRRTLLSSIPGAAVTSIRIDGVLHEFTTVPGVKEDVTEIILNIKNLSVSSEHDEPVVAYLRKQGPGVVTAADIAPPAGVEFHNPDLHIATLNSKGKFELELTIERGRGYVSAAQNKSGDAEIGRIPVDSIYSPVLKVTFRVEATRVEQRTDFDKLIVDVETKQAIAPRDAVASAGTTLVELFGLARELNTAAEGIEIGPSPTDAALAADMALPIEDLDLTVRSYNCLKREGIHTVGELVARSEADLMDIRNFGAKSIDEVKAKLVELGLSLKDSPPGFDLAARAAAIEEDDAAFSDDEL
- the rplQ gene encoding 50S ribosomal protein L17 — encoded protein: MPTPTKGPRLGGGPAHERLMLANLASALFEHKRITTTVTKAKRLKPYAERLVTFAKRGDLASRRRVLGLISNKGVVHELFTDIAQAVENRNGGYTRITKIGNRKGDNAPMAVIELVLEPVSAKQAVVAEATQAAAAAAPAAEEAPEAEVTETEAAETEAATEEAPAAEEAPAEEAPAEEAAAEEAPADEAKDAK